Proteins encoded in a region of the Solanum dulcamara chromosome 9, daSolDulc1.2, whole genome shotgun sequence genome:
- the LOC129902174 gene encoding PH, RCC1 and FYVE domains-containing protein 1-like — protein MADLVSYGDADRDIEQALIALKKGAQLLKYGRKGKPKFYPFRLSNDELSLVWISSSGEKSLKLASVSRIIPGQRTAVFRRYLRPEKDYLSFSLIYNYGKRSLDLICKDKVEAEFWITGLKALISSGQGGRSKVDGWSDGGLYFDDNRDLTSNSPSSSSVSATKEISSPDASLSSNPNTSPKSYQPYNFVQSERSHVALDQANMQNIQAKGSASDVFRVSVSSAPSTSSHGSAPDDCDALGDVYIWGEVICDNIVKVGPEKNSSTVSTRADVLVPRPLESNVVLDVHHIACGVKHAALVTRQGEIFTWGEESGGRLGHGVGKDVTQPRFVESLSLCTIDFVACGEFHTCAVTMAGELYTWGDGTHNAGLLGNGTDVSHWIPKRISGPLEGLQVASVTCGPWHTALITSTGQLFTFGDGTFGVLGHGDRENVLFPREVKSLSGLRTIAAACGVWHTAAVVEVIVTQSSASISSGKLFTWGDGDKNRLGHGDKEPRLEPTCVPALIDYNFHKIACGHSLTVCLTTAGHVFTMGSTVYGQLGNPYSDGKLPCLVEDKLLGEIVEDIACGSYHVAVLTSKNEVYTWGKGANGRLGHGDVEDRKAPTLVEALKDRHVKYIACGSNYTAAICLHKWVSGAEQSQCSACRQAFGFTRKRHNCYNCGLVHCHACTSRKAIRAALAPNPNKPYRVCDSCFTKLSKVAEIGINNRRSAGPRLSGENKDRLDKADIRSAKSGMPPNLDLIKQLDSKAVKQGKKADTFSLGRSSQAPLLQLKDVVLSTTGDLRWAVPKPVMIQSGVSSRSVSPFSRKPSPPRSATPVPTTAGLSFSKSIADSLKKTNELLNQEVHKLRAQVENLRHRCELQESELQKSTKKAQEAMALAAEESAKSKAAKEAMKSLMAQLKDMAERLPPGAYDVESLKLAYLPNGLDANGIHYPDANGERHSRSDSVTSSYMASQTSMDFSTYGMQSPSRYQRDSSSIDAITNNQILTSNGTDDRGEVRLPNGSEAQVNINSASQAVDNEDAESLQDNANGLKSRNSLPSGNPNQIEAEWIEQYEPGVYITLMALRDGTRDLKRVRFSRRRFGEHQAETWWSENREKVYERYNVRGSDKSSVTGQAARRSEGALSPSSQI, from the exons ATGGCAGATCTTGTTAGCTATGGTGATGCCGACCGTGATATTGAGCAG GCACTAATTGCTTTAAAGAAAGGAGCTCAACTGTTGAAATATGGACGCAAAGGGAAGCCCAAGTTCTATCCATTTAGACTTTCTAAT GATGAATTATCTTTAGTTTGGATCTCTAGCAGCGGTGAAAAGAGTTTAAAGTTAGCTTCAGTGTCTAGAATCATTCCTGGGCAAAGAACT GCTGTTTTTCGACGTTATCTTCGTCCTGAAAAGGATTACTTGTCCTTCTCTCTCATATACAATTACGGAAAAAGATCCCTTGATCTG ATCTGTAAGGATAAGGTTGAGGCAGAGTTCTGGATCACTGGCCTAAAAGCTTTGATATCTTCTGGACAAGGTGGACGCTCAAAGGTTGACGGTTGGAGTGATGGAGGCCTCTACTTTGAT GATAATCGAGATTTGACATCAAATAGTCCAAGTTCTAGTTCTGTTAGTGCTACAAAAGAAATTAGCTCTCCAGACGCTTCCTTAAGTTCCAACCCAAATACTTCTCCTAAGAGCTATCAACCTTATAACTTTGTGCAGTCTGAAAGGTCACATGTAGCTTTGGATCAAGCAAATATGCAGAACATTCAAGCCAAAGGATCTGCTTCAGACGTGTTCCGAGTTAGTGTTTCCAGTGCCCCCAGTACTTCTAGTCATGGTTCTGCACCAGATGATTGTGATGCTTTGGGCGATGTTTATATATGGGGTGAGGTAATATGTGATAATATTGTCAAGGTTGGACCTGAAAAAAATTCCAGTACGGTGAGTACAAGGGCAGATGTGCTTGTTCCAAGACCACTGGAATCCAATGTAGTTTTGGATGTTCATCATATAGCTTGTGGGGTCAAGCATGCTGCCCTTGTCACCAGGCAAGGTGAAATCTTTACATGGGGTGAAGAATCTGGTGGCCGACTAGGCCATGGTGTTGGGAAGGATGTCACTCAACCTCGGTTTGTTGAATCATTGTCCCTTTGCACCATTGACTTTGTTGCATGTGGTGAGTTTCACACCTGCGCTGTTACAATGGCTGGTGAATTATATACTTGGGGGGATGGCACACACAATGCTGGGCTTCTAGGTAATGGCACTGATGTCAGCCACTGGATTCCAAAGAGAATATCAGGCCCTCTGGAAGGACTTCAAGTTGCATCAGTAACATGCGGTCCATGGCATACTGCTTTAATAACATCAACTGGGCAGCTCTTCACATTTGGGGATGGAACATTTGGTGTTTTAGGCCATGGTGATAGGGAAAATGTATTGTTCCCCAGGGAGGTGAAGTCTCTGTCAGGTCTGAGGACGATTGCTGCTGCATGTGGAGTATGGCATACTGCTGCTGTAGTTGAAGTTATCGTGACGCAGTCTAGTGCTAGTATTTCATCTGGAAAATTATTTACTTGGGGAGATGGAGATAAAAACCGTCTTGGACATGGTGATAAAGAACCTCGACTGGAACCTACTTGTGTACCTGCACTTATTGATTACAATTTTCACAAAATTGCTTGTGGGCATAGTTTAACTGTCTGCTTGACCACAGCTGGCCATGTTTTTACAATGGGAAGTACCGTCTATGGACAACTTGGAAATCCTTATTCTGATGGGAAGTTGCCTTGTCTGGTAGAAGACAAACTTTTGGGGGAAATTGTTGAAGATATTGCTTGCGGTTCATACCATGTGGCTGTTTTGACATCCAAAAATGAGGTTTATACGTGGGGCAAGGGAGCCAATGGGAGATTGGGTCACGGGGATGTAGAGGACAGGAAAGCCCCCACTTTGGTTGAAGCTTTGAAGGATAGACATGTGAAATATATTGCTTGTGGTTCTAATTACACTGCTGCGATATGTCTTCACAAATGGGTTTCTGGTGCTGAGCAGTCTCAGTGTTCAGCCTGTAGACAGGCTTTTGGGTTCACAAGGAAAAGGCACAATTGCTACAACTGCGGGCTTGTGCATTGCCATGCATGTACTTCAAGAAAAGCGATAAGGGCAGCACTGGCTCCAAATCCAAACAAACCGTATCGTGTATGTGATTCTTGTTTTACAAAACTGAGTAAGGTTGCTGAGATCGGAATCAATAACAGGAGAAGTGCCGGACCTCGCCTTTCTGGTGAGAACAAGGACAGGCTGGACAAGGCTGATATACGATCAGCAAAATCAGGAATGCCACCCAATCTTGATTTGATCAAGCAGCTAGATAGTAAAGCAGTCAAACAAGGGAAAAAAGCTGATACGTTTTCCTTGGGTCGTTCCTCTCAAGCTCCTTTGTTACAGCTGAAAGATGTAGTTTTGTCGACCACTGGTGATCTGCGTTGGGCAGTTCCAAAACCAGTTATGATCCAATCGGGTGTTAGTTCCAGATCTGTGTCACCTTTCTCTAGGAAGCCAAGTCCACCACGCTCAGCAACACCGGTACCTACCACTGCAGGACTTTCATTCTCCAAAAGCATTGCTGACAGTTTGAAGAAGACCAATGAGCTTTTAAATCAGGAAGTTCACAAACTACGGGCTCAG GTCGAGAACCTGAGACATCGTTGTGAACTTCAGGAGTCGGAGCTGCAGAAATCAACAAAAAAAGCCCAGGAAGCAATGGCTTTGGCGGCCGAAGAATCTGCTAAAAGCAAAGCTGCAAAAGAAGCTATGAAGTCGCTGATGGCGCAG CTCAAAGACATGGCTGAAAGGTTGCCGCCTGGGGCTTATGACGTAGAGAGCCTCAAACTAGCTTATCTACCGAATGGTTTGGACGCAAATGGCATTCACTATCCTGATGCTAATGGGGAACGCCATTCGAGATCTGATTCTGTCACTAGCTCTTACATGGCCTCTCAAACCAGCATGGACTTTAGTACATATGGAATGCAAAGCCCCAGCAGATACCAAAGGGATTCTAGTAGCATTGACGCTATTACAAACAATCAAATCCTGACCTCCAATGGTACCGATGATCGAGGTGAAGTTAGACTGCCTAATGGTAGTGAGGCACAGGTGAACATCAATAGTGCATCTCAAGCTGTTGATAATGAAGACGCTGAATCTTTACAAGACAATGCAAACGgattgaaatcaagaaattctctGCCTTCTGGCAACCCTAACCAAATTGAGGCTGAATGGATTGAACAATATGAGCCTGGAGTGTATATTACCCTAATGGCTCTTCGAGATGGCACTAGAGATCTCAAACGAGTTCGCTTCAG CCGCAGAAGATTCGGGGAGCACCAAGCCGAGACTTGGTGGTCAGAGAACCGTGAAAAAGTTTATGAGAGATATAATGTTCGTGGTTCAGACAAGTCATCGGTTACAGGCCAGGCTGCTCGGAGGTCTGAAGGGGCTCTCTCTCCATCTTCCCAAATTTAG